In a single window of the Deltaproteobacteria bacterium genome:
- a CDS encoding GldG family protein, with translation MARINPTKIFSALGYGGFIIIVAAAVTYGMIPAAQSYVWIGWLVGLLCLAAYAAGNFKTIRDYFRMRSTRHGANAFILVLLVLGILIFVEAISARHSARFDITATKRFTLSEQTTKILKNLEKPVHATAFYQEGAPEAQRTKDLLDQYAYGSPEFSFEFVDPDRFPGKARRYKITTYGTVVVETGAREEKITLADEQKLTNALLRVIRDEEKVVYFVTGHDEKSIDNLGKDGYSIAKEAIKNQNYAVRDILLMRAREAPADASVLIIAGPQKALFPEEISTLEQFVDQGGHLLILIDPETDTGLESFLKSYGIEVGQDIIVDKLSRIFGADYLTPVVSQYAGYHAITEDFESASFFPIAVSVSVAKDVPSYVQNTELAKTGPSSWAETDLAMLREGMATFDKDKDTMGPIPVAVVSTIKEKIEEAEKDQTKKADGDKPEESKESDDREAGPRPARIVVFGDSDFAGNAYLNLSGNRDFFMNALSWLAEEEDLIAIRPREEVNQPVVLSHTQGRILFWTSVVLLPGAIPLFGIIVLRRRRSA, from the coding sequence TGGCGAGGATAAACCCGACAAAGATCTTTTCCGCCCTGGGATACGGCGGGTTTATCATCATCGTGGCCGCGGCCGTAACCTACGGCATGATACCTGCTGCACAAAGCTACGTCTGGATCGGCTGGCTTGTCGGTCTTTTGTGTCTTGCTGCTTATGCGGCGGGAAATTTCAAAACAATCAGGGACTATTTCAGGATGCGATCAACCCGACACGGGGCCAATGCCTTTATCCTGGTCTTGCTCGTTTTAGGCATCCTGATCTTTGTGGAGGCGATTTCCGCCAGACACAGTGCGCGATTCGACATCACAGCCACCAAAAGGTTCACTCTTTCCGAACAGACGACAAAGATATTGAAAAACCTGGAAAAGCCGGTCCATGCCACGGCCTTTTACCAGGAGGGAGCGCCGGAGGCCCAAAGGACAAAAGACCTCCTGGACCAGTATGCCTACGGCTCCCCAGAGTTCTCCTTTGAGTTTGTCGACCCGGATCGTTTTCCGGGAAAGGCGAGACGATACAAGATCACGACCTACGGCACCGTGGTGGTGGAGACAGGGGCTCGTGAGGAAAAGATCACACTGGCTGACGAACAAAAACTCACCAATGCCCTGTTGCGTGTTATCCGCGATGAGGAAAAGGTCGTGTACTTTGTGACCGGACATGACGAAAAATCCATCGACAATCTCGGCAAGGACGGCTACAGCATTGCAAAGGAAGCCATAAAGAACCAGAATTACGCAGTCCGAGACATCCTTCTGATGCGGGCCCGTGAGGCGCCGGCAGACGCTTCCGTGCTCATCATTGCAGGGCCCCAAAAAGCCCTTTTCCCTGAAGAGATCTCAACCCTTGAGCAGTTTGTTGACCAGGGGGGGCATCTGTTGATCCTCATTGATCCTGAGACCGATACGGGCCTTGAATCATTTCTGAAATCCTACGGCATAGAGGTGGGACAAGACATCATTGTGGACAAACTGAGCAGGATCTTCGGGGCGGACTACCTGACCCCTGTTGTCTCCCAGTACGCTGGTTACCACGCCATCACAGAGGATTTTGAGTCTGCGTCTTTCTTTCCTATTGCAGTCTCTGTCAGCGTGGCAAAGGATGTGCCCTCGTATGTGCAAAACACGGAACTTGCCAAGACCGGGCCAAGCAGTTGGGCTGAGACCGACCTTGCAATGCTAAGAGAGGGCATGGCAACTTTTGACAAGGATAAGGATACGATGGGACCCATCCCGGTGGCTGTTGTCTCGACAATCAAGGAAAAAATCGAGGAAGCGGAAAAAGACCAGACAAAGAAAGCAGATGGAGACAAACCAGAAGAATCTAAAGAATCTGATGACAGAGAGGCTGGTCCGCGACCGGCCAGAATCGTTGTTTTTGGAGATTCCGACTTTGCGGGCAACGCATATCTGAATCTTTCCGGGAATCGGGATTTTTTTATGAACGCCCTTAGCTGGTTGGCCGAAGAAGAGGACCTCATTGCCATTCGTCCCAGGGAAGAGGTGAACCAGCCTGTAGTCCTTTCCCACACGCAAGGGCGTATCCTGTTCTGGACATCCGTCGTCTTGCTGCCTGGTGCGATCCCGCTCTTTGGTATTATCGTCTTGCGCAGGAGAAGGTCTGCATGA
- a CDS encoding DUF4340 domain-containing protein produces MNPRKIAILSVILLLLGGFYYFFEVRRSESQKAKAEISKKVLNIDAEQIERIGLKNSKGALALEKREEAWFLVQPITTPADTWAVQGIVDTCAGGSWEREVTPLPEDVADFGIAEPEIEVTLSVKGISEPKRVLVGAENPAGNMRYVRVNQEERLLLVRAHFIDVLDKNADDLRDKRIIRFKEDAVAKAVWRIDNKSFEAERKENKWALMEPAAAKIDQSRINSLIWRLQGLKFKKIFEKPDHPFSYYGLEKPSGAARLMDQEGKSIASLIFGASKGPTASYFAKAEGSDTVYELPCDFVNDLPRPEETE; encoded by the coding sequence ATGAATCCGAGAAAGATAGCTATCCTTTCAGTTATTCTGCTCCTGCTGGGCGGATTTTACTATTTTTTCGAAGTCCGTCGGTCGGAAAGCCAGAAGGCAAAGGCCGAGATATCCAAAAAGGTGCTTAATATCGATGCTGAGCAGATTGAGCGGATAGGGCTTAAGAATTCCAAGGGTGCCCTGGCCCTTGAAAAAAGAGAGGAAGCGTGGTTTTTGGTCCAACCGATCACAACCCCGGCTGACACCTGGGCGGTTCAGGGAATCGTCGACACATGCGCAGGCGGAAGTTGGGAACGGGAAGTCACCCCTCTTCCCGAGGACGTGGCTGATTTTGGAATTGCCGAGCCTGAGATCGAGGTAACGCTGTCTGTCAAAGGGATTTCAGAACCGAAAAGGGTCCTTGTAGGAGCAGAAAACCCCGCGGGAAACATGCGCTATGTCAGGGTGAACCAGGAGGAGAGGCTACTGCTGGTCCGCGCCCATTTCATTGATGTTTTGGACAAGAACGCTGACGATCTCAGAGACAAGCGGATCATCCGATTCAAAGAAGACGCTGTTGCCAAGGCCGTGTGGCGTATTGACAACAAGAGCTTTGAGGCTGAGAGGAAGGAAAACAAATGGGCCTTGATGGAACCAGCCGCAGCCAAGATTGACCAAAGTCGAATCAACAGTTTGATCTGGCGCCTGCAAGGCCTGAAATTTAAGAAGATATTTGAAAAGCCGGACCATCCCTTTTCCTACTACGGCCTGGAAAAACCCTCTGGCGCCGCAAGGCTTATGGATCAAGAAGGAAAGTCTATTGCGAGCCTGATCTTTGGCGCGAGCAAAGGGCCCACGGCATCCTATTTTGCCAAGGCAGAAGGGAGCGATACGGTCTATGAGCTTCCCTGTGATTTTGTAAATGACCTGCCAAGGCCGGAAGAAACGGAATAG
- the dnaJ gene encoding molecular chaperone DnaJ: protein MTTKRDYYEILGVGRNADDNEIKASYRRLALKYHPDRNPDNKEAEEKFKEAAEAYEVLRDSEKRSIYDQYGHEGLQGTGFSGFRGFEDIFSSFGDIFDDFFGFGGRRRSKTAARRGADLRYDLSISFMDAAFGVETEIEIEKLETCPTCEATGCEPGTSPEDCRYCGGSGQISRTQGFFSIRTTCPQCRGQGRTIPHPCQECRGTGQVERKKKVSVKLPAGVDTGSRLRLTGEGESGALGGPPGDLYIYVHVEPHEFFKRSNNDIICQIPISFIQAALGDKIDVPTLNGNKKLNIPKGTQPGDVFRFRGEGIPSLRGYGRGDQIIQAMIKTPTGLSKKQEKLLQEFAKLESAKLSNRIKKVFGQ, encoded by the coding sequence ATGACGACAAAACGAGACTACTATGAGATCCTCGGTGTTGGCCGCAATGCCGATGATAATGAGATCAAGGCAAGCTATAGAAGACTGGCCCTAAAATACCACCCGGACCGCAATCCCGATAACAAGGAGGCCGAAGAAAAATTCAAGGAAGCTGCCGAGGCCTATGAGGTGCTCAGAGATTCCGAAAAAAGAAGTATCTACGACCAGTACGGCCATGAAGGTCTTCAGGGCACCGGGTTCTCTGGATTCCGAGGATTTGAGGACATATTCTCGAGCTTTGGCGACATATTTGATGATTTTTTCGGCTTCGGAGGAAGAAGGCGTTCCAAGACCGCCGCACGGCGGGGTGCGGACCTGCGCTACGATCTGAGCATCAGCTTTATGGACGCCGCCTTTGGGGTTGAAACCGAAATCGAGATTGAAAAACTGGAGACTTGTCCAACCTGTGAGGCGACGGGGTGCGAACCGGGGACATCTCCGGAGGATTGCCGGTATTGTGGCGGAAGCGGCCAGATAAGTCGGACTCAGGGTTTTTTTAGCATCAGGACCACCTGTCCACAATGCCGCGGCCAAGGCAGGACTATCCCTCATCCCTGTCAGGAATGCCGTGGGACGGGACAGGTCGAACGCAAGAAAAAGGTGTCCGTCAAGCTGCCCGCAGGAGTCGACACTGGTTCAAGGCTACGACTCACAGGAGAAGGCGAAAGCGGCGCTCTGGGCGGCCCCCCCGGTGATCTCTACATCTATGTCCACGTCGAGCCCCATGAATTTTTCAAGCGCAGCAACAATGACATAATCTGCCAGATTCCTATCTCCTTTATCCAGGCGGCGCTTGGAGACAAGATCGATGTCCCTACCCTGAACGGGAACAAGAAACTCAATATTCCAAAGGGGACCCAGCCGGGAGACGTGTTTCGATTCAGGGGCGAGGGGATTCCTTCGTTGAGAGGATACGGCAGGGGAGACCAGATCATTCAGGCTATGATCAAGACTCCAACCGGCCTGAGCAAGAAACAGGAAAAGCTCCTTCAGGAGTTTGCCAAACTGGAATCTGCCAAGCTGTCGAACAGGATCAAAAAGGTCTTCGGCCAGTAA
- a CDS encoding DUF4197 domain-containing protein, with translation MRKLSFVIILCLVFSTTGSYAGFLDTIKDRIGLSTKETLDENTIISGLKEALSIGTKNAVKSVSQFDGYFGNEIIKILMPEKIRKVADVLGKVGYQQQVDDFILSMNRAAERAGPEAASIFGSAIKEMTLEDARGILKGGDTAATDYFRTKTSDKIYETFKPIILSSMNEVGVTRSFKEMMDKYTSLPFMRAQSLDLDHYVTDKSLDGLFYMLGQEEKKIRTNPAARVSELVKKVFAE, from the coding sequence ATGAGAAAATTGTCTTTCGTGATAATTCTTTGCCTTGTGTTTTCCACCACAGGTAGCTACGCAGGCTTTTTGGATACGATTAAAGACCGTATCGGCCTTTCCACTAAGGAAACTCTGGATGAGAATACGATTATATCTGGTCTTAAGGAAGCGCTCTCCATCGGGACAAAAAACGCTGTAAAATCAGTCTCTCAATTTGACGGCTATTTTGGTAATGAGATTATTAAGATACTCATGCCAGAAAAAATACGGAAAGTCGCAGACGTCCTTGGGAAAGTCGGATACCAACAACAGGTTGACGATTTTATCCTAAGCATGAACCGTGCAGCGGAAAGGGCCGGTCCTGAGGCAGCATCCATCTTTGGTTCTGCAATAAAGGAAATGACACTGGAAGATGCCAGAGGTATTCTTAAGGGCGGCGATACTGCCGCAACTGATTATTTTAGGACAAAGACATCTGATAAGATATATGAGACCTTCAAGCCCATTATTTTATCGAGCATGAATGAAGTCGGTGTAACGCGTTCGTTTAAAGAGATGATGGATAAATACACATCTTTACCTTTTATGCGAGCACAATCGCTGGACCTTGACCACTATGTAACAGATAAATCGCTGGACGGCCTTTTCTACATGTTAGGACAGGAGGAGAAGAAAATTAGAACAAATCCGGCAGCCAGGGTTTCTGAGCTCGTCAAGAAAGTGTTTGCTGAATAA
- a CDS encoding AsmA family protein encodes METITIQVKGRIENPASSPQMNLAMNIESFSPRQLLEKIQKPLPFEPKDSKVFNTVALALKLSGNPKDIAVSDGKLTLDDSQIAFHARAKDFEKPDLKFDLNLDRIDLDRYLPAPVKDERPPVEKGKSSGGPSKKTDYTSLRKLVLDGKIEVGELKVKDVRMQNIILKTTASNGVIRLEPCVLDLYKGRMDVNGTLDVRENTPQTAMKLELNGTQVGPLVKDLLQKEIIEGALNADVDIRLQGDQPEVIRRTLNGKGNLTFKDGAIVGIDLANLVRNIEAKLGLADKPSEKPRTDFSELFIPFSITDGLFKTDGSMLNSPLLRLVATGTADLAKETLNMKVVPKFVGTLVGQGDTKQRSGVMVPVNITGSFTQPKFQPDFKSLIGQSVPDKKDIEKMIPPKEKVKEDLGKQAEDLFKGLPFGK; translated from the coding sequence ATGGAAACAATAACCATACAGGTGAAAGGACGTATTGAAAATCCCGCCAGTTCACCCCAGATGAATCTGGCAATGAATATTGAATCGTTTTCCCCCAGACAATTATTGGAGAAAATCCAAAAGCCCCTGCCATTTGAGCCAAAAGATTCCAAAGTGTTTAACACGGTTGCCTTGGCGTTGAAATTATCGGGAAATCCGAAAGACATTGCTGTTTCGGATGGGAAATTGACTCTGGACGACAGTCAAATAGCCTTTCATGCTCGTGCCAAAGACTTTGAAAAACCCGATCTTAAGTTTGATTTAAACCTGGATCGCATCGACTTAGATCGATATCTACCTGCCCCTGTGAAAGATGAAAGACCTCCCGTTGAAAAAGGAAAAAGCTCCGGAGGGCCCTCGAAGAAAACAGACTATACATCTTTACGTAAACTGGTACTAGATGGAAAAATTGAGGTCGGTGAATTAAAAGTTAAAGACGTACGTATGCAAAACATCATATTGAAAACAACGGCTAGCAACGGTGTCATCCGTCTCGAGCCTTGCGTTTTGGATTTGTACAAGGGCCGTATGGATGTTAATGGCACGCTGGATGTTAGAGAAAATACTCCCCAAACAGCAATGAAATTGGAATTGAACGGAACCCAAGTGGGGCCGTTGGTCAAAGATCTTTTGCAGAAAGAAATAATCGAGGGGGCGCTCAACGCCGATGTCGACATCCGTCTGCAAGGCGATCAACCGGAAGTGATTCGCAGGACGCTAAACGGCAAAGGGAATTTAACTTTCAAGGACGGCGCTATTGTTGGAATTGATTTGGCTAATCTGGTACGCAACATTGAAGCAAAATTGGGTTTGGCAGACAAACCCAGTGAAAAGCCACGAACCGATTTTTCCGAGCTGTTCATACCGTTTTCGATAACAGACGGTCTCTTTAAAACCGATGGGAGTATGCTGAATTCTCCTCTGCTCCGATTGGTGGCTACCGGCACGGCGGATTTAGCCAAGGAAACCCTTAACATGAAGGTTGTTCCGAAATTTGTTGGCACCCTGGTTGGACAGGGAGATACCAAGCAACGATCCGGTGTTATGGTGCCGGTCAACATCACCGGCTCTTTTACCCAACCCAAATTTCAACCTGACTTCAAAAGTCTGATCGGCCAATCAGTGCCCGACAAAAAGGACATTGAAAAGATGATTCCTCCAAAGGAGAAGGTCAAGGAAGATCTTGGAAAACAAGCTGAAGATCTGTTCAAAGGGCTGCCCTTTGGTAAATAA
- a CDS encoding AsmA family protein, with protein sequence MSKTIKWIMIIGLGLVLLLFLAIIIVPLTIDVEKYKPQIEAQVTKATGRPFKLGGKLKPSLFPWVGVALADLHLGNPPEFKEKDFVSVEEFEVRVKLLPLLSRNVEIKRFVIKGPQVVLERQKDGRGNWEGLGQTKTEKTTKPKQPPEEKSKTSEGLPIETLAVGEFSIAAGKILWVDHTTDIRKEVKDINLTLADVSLDKPIKVDLRAISDEHTLALRGSVGPVGGISEKALYRWIW encoded by the coding sequence ATGAGTAAAACGATCAAATGGATAATGATTATTGGGCTCGGGCTTGTACTATTGCTCTTTTTGGCAATTATAATCGTGCCGCTAACGATTGACGTAGAAAAATACAAACCTCAAATTGAAGCTCAGGTCACAAAAGCCACGGGCCGTCCGTTCAAGCTGGGTGGCAAGCTAAAGCCTTCTTTGTTCCCATGGGTTGGAGTGGCACTGGCAGACCTTCACTTGGGGAATCCCCCAGAATTCAAAGAAAAAGATTTCGTCTCTGTGGAAGAATTTGAAGTTCGGGTTAAGCTGTTACCGTTGCTATCACGCAACGTTGAGATCAAGCGTTTTGTGATTAAAGGTCCCCAAGTAGTACTTGAACGGCAAAAGGACGGTCGCGGAAACTGGGAAGGGTTGGGTCAAACCAAAACAGAAAAGACGACCAAACCAAAACAACCACCAGAAGAAAAATCCAAAACCTCTGAAGGGCTACCCATCGAAACATTAGCCGTTGGAGAATTTAGCATTGCTGCCGGCAAAATTTTGTGGGTTGATCACACTACAGATATACGCAAGGAGGTCAAAGATATTAATTTAACCCTTGCCGATGTTTCTTTGGATAAACCGATTAAGGTGGATTTGAGGGCTATTTCAGATGAACATACTTTGGCACTCAGGGGTTCGGTCGGGCCAGTGGGGGGGATATCGGAAAAGGCCCTTTACCGCTGGATTTGGTGA
- a CDS encoding peptidoglycan-binding protein: MRTTIKRALVVGFLAGCFALAGCSHMQNAEISNLKQQLTKKDQELKTLRAGNEEIQRTLEQRDMELKGQSMAALQAEAKARAALEAKEAAEKSRSAKALPSEAPLLPPLAKPGDCYARVFVPPTYKTFTEQVLKQGASERVEVIPAKHEWVEEKVQIQAASERLEVIPAEYGFVEEKVLMKEASTRMEEVPAAFEWVEDRVLVRPAETGWKKGRGLIEKVDNTTGEIMCLVEIPASYRTVKKKVMTKPPSTRVVEIPAEYKTIKRKVVVKPATTRVVEIPAKYSTVKIRKLVSPPEERRISIPAEYQTITRTEQVSEGRLEWRRVLCETNMSPTVISQIQTALLKAGHDPGPIDGIIGQRTLAATKAYQKGKGLAVGALTYRTLESLGVKIAQ, translated from the coding sequence ATGCGCACAACGATCAAGAGAGCTCTTGTGGTTGGGTTTTTAGCAGGTTGTTTTGCCTTGGCTGGTTGTTCCCACATGCAAAACGCGGAAATTAGCAATCTCAAACAGCAATTGACGAAAAAGGACCAAGAATTAAAGACACTCAGGGCCGGTAACGAAGAGATTCAGAGGACGCTCGAACAACGCGATATGGAACTCAAAGGGCAGTCCATGGCTGCCCTCCAAGCGGAGGCCAAGGCTAGGGCGGCTTTAGAGGCCAAGGAAGCGGCGGAAAAAAGTCGGTCCGCCAAGGCCTTGCCTTCAGAAGCGCCGTTGTTGCCGCCCCTGGCAAAACCGGGGGATTGCTACGCCAGAGTTTTTGTCCCGCCAACATACAAAACCTTCACTGAACAGGTTTTGAAACAAGGGGCCTCGGAACGAGTTGAGGTCATCCCGGCGAAACATGAGTGGGTAGAGGAAAAGGTCCAGATCCAGGCCGCGTCTGAACGGCTGGAGGTGATTCCGGCAGAGTACGGCTTTGTCGAAGAAAAGGTCCTTATGAAAGAGGCGTCTACCCGAATGGAAGAAGTCCCGGCTGCGTTCGAATGGGTTGAGGACAGGGTCCTGGTCCGACCGGCCGAGACCGGCTGGAAAAAGGGGCGCGGCCTGATTGAAAAGGTTGACAACACCACCGGCGAAATCATGTGTCTTGTGGAGATCCCAGCCAGCTACAGAACGGTGAAAAAGAAGGTCATGACAAAGCCTCCATCAACCCGTGTCGTGGAGATCCCAGCCGAGTACAAGACGATCAAGAGGAAGGTCGTGGTGAAACCGGCAACAACCCGTGTTGTGGAGATTCCGGCCAAGTACTCGACAGTTAAAATCAGAAAACTCGTTTCTCCTCCCGAGGAACGCCGAATCTCCATTCCGGCAGAATATCAAACGATTACAAGGACGGAGCAGGTCTCTGAAGGAAGGTTGGAGTGGAGAAGGGTTCTTTGCGAAACAAACATGTCCCCTACCGTGATTTCCCAGATTCAGACTGCTCTGCTGAAGGCAGGCCATGATCCCGGTCCCATTGATGGCATCATCGGACAGCGGACTCTCGCCGCGACAAAAGCCTATCAGAAGGGAAAGGGTTTGGCGGTCGGCGCCCTAACTTACAGAACCCTGGAGAGTTTGGGTGTCAAAATTGCCCAATAG
- a CDS encoding trypsin-like peptidase domain-containing protein, which translates to MKRPVWANLCALVMSCSLAVCISGEASAFTPMEGGEIPSSPLTSAAAMTKSSTEVFESASIGSAWPVASGYVVTNNHVISDSKNIVLMTVLGQEIPAWAVMRDEVNDIALLEVNDSHKLPSALPLANSQSRLGASVFTIGFPRVDVMGKTPKLSNGVVSGVNGLRDDPQSYQTTVPIQPGNSGGPLFNMKGEVVGVVKSMLALRDEAQGNLQILDNVSCALKIDCVQNLLTMLPNRSPVIDTLPSHSDTLETLADRLQASVLIVIAR; encoded by the coding sequence ATGAAACGTCCCGTTTGGGCGAACCTTTGTGCACTGGTAATGAGCTGTAGCCTGGCGGTATGCATTTCCGGCGAAGCCTCAGCCTTCACACCCATGGAGGGCGGAGAGATACCCAGCAGCCCGCTCACTTCTGCGGCGGCAATGACGAAATCCTCGACGGAGGTATTCGAGAGCGCCTCGATCGGTAGTGCCTGGCCGGTGGCGTCCGGGTACGTGGTCACGAACAATCACGTTATTTCCGACAGCAAAAACATCGTCCTGATGACGGTGTTAGGCCAGGAAATACCCGCATGGGCAGTCATGCGTGACGAGGTCAACGATATCGCCTTATTGGAGGTCAACGATTCCCACAAGCTGCCCAGCGCTTTACCCCTGGCCAACTCTCAATCGAGATTGGGGGCTAGTGTGTTTACCATAGGGTTCCCCAGGGTCGATGTTATGGGAAAGACCCCAAAACTTTCCAATGGCGTTGTCAGTGGGGTGAATGGACTGCGCGACGATCCGCAAAGTTATCAGACCACCGTACCCATACAACCCGGCAACAGCGGTGGGCCCTTGTTCAACATGAAAGGTGAAGTGGTTGGTGTGGTCAAATCCATGTTGGCCCTTAGGGACGAGGCCCAAGGCAACCTTCAGATCTTGGATAACGTGAGTTGTGCGTTGAAAATTGACTGCGTTCAAAACCTATTGACTATGCTACCGAACCGAAGCCCGGTCATCGATACGCTACCCAGCCATTCGGATACCTTGGAAACCCTTGCTGATCGGTTACAGGCCTCCGTCTTGATTGTCATCGCGAGATAG